A part of Rhodamnia argentea isolate NSW1041297 chromosome 8, ASM2092103v1, whole genome shotgun sequence genomic DNA contains:
- the LOC125316381 gene encoding L10-interacting MYB domain-containing protein-like, translating to MASSSKEKAYWGLEDVETFCKLCIEQIEIGNRPASNKRDGWTVVINKFEELRGKKYDKNQMKSKWDNLKEEYKRWRKLLINETGLEWDARKKTIDANDEWWERKIKEDHKFKAFRTKGIHPDLEVLLDRMFRGTVATGSVTWNPTQGLVNNEEIGASQADMGDGAGSTNDNLEDNACEDNADEDIARPSPSKSNKRAAHRQVGGKKGKKLTRLAKLASQIDRLCSFVESRSSVSSIAREFDPYKEIMQTLKAIPEIKQDRKLYFFALSHFFEKKDNRQIFMNLDGDEEKVEWLKFKLEEHNSRH from the exons atggcaagttcatcaaaggaaaaggcataTTGGGGCCTAGAAGATGTAGAAACTTTTTGTAAGTtgtgcattgaacaaattgaaataggCAATCGCCCTGCAAGCAATAAAAGGGATGGATGGACAGTTGTAATTAACAAGTTTGAGGAGCTGAGAGGCAAAAAGTAtgacaaaaatcaaatgaagagtaAGTGGGACAATCTTAAGGAAGAAtacaaaagatggaggaaattgctTATCAATGAAACAGGACTAGAATGGGATGCAAGGAAGAAGACCATagatgcaaatgatgaatggtgggagaggaaaattaag GAGGATCATAAGTTTAAGGCTTTTCGAACGAAAGGTATACATCCAGATCTTGAAGTATTATTGGATAGAATGTTCAGGGGAACAGTTGCCACTGGAAGTGTCACATGGAATCCTACACAAGGTTTAGTCAATAATGAGGAGATTGGGGCCTCACAAGCCGATATGGGTGATGGTGCTGGATCTACTAATGATAATTTAGAGGATAATGCATGTGAAGATAATGCGGATGAAGATATTGCTCGACCAAGTCCAAGTAAGAGCAATAAAAGAGCAGCGCACAGGCAAGTtggaggaaagaaaggaaaaaagttgaCTAGACTTGCTAAGTTAGCATCACAAATTGATAGACTTTGCTCATTTGTTGAAAGTAGGAGTAGTGTATCATCTATTGCAAGGGAGTTTGATCCTTACAAGGAAATTATGCAAACATTGAAGGCCATACCCGAGATTAAGCAAGATCGAAAGTTGTACTTTTTTGCACTCTCAcacttttttgaaaagaaagacaatcgGCAAATCTTCATGAACTtggatggagatgaagaaaaagtGGAGTGGCTCAAGTTCAAGTTGGAAGAGCACAATAGTCGTCATTAG
- the LOC115728099 gene encoding histone H4, whose translation MSGRGKGGKGLGKGGAKRHRKVLRDNIQGITKPAIRRLARRGGVKRISGLIYEETRGVLKIFLENVIRDAVTYTEHARRKTVTAMDVVYALKRQGRTLYGFGG comes from the coding sequence ATGTCGGGGCGCGGGAAGGGAGGGAAGGGGCTGGGCAAGGGAGGCGCGAAGCGGCACCGGAAGGTCCTCCGCGACAACATCCAGGGGATCACGAAGCCGGCGATCCGCCGCCTGGCCCGGCGGGGCGGCGTGAAGCGCATCAGCGGGCTGATCTACGAGGAGACTCGCGGTGTACTCAAGATCTTCCTCGAGAACGTGATCAGGGACGCCGTCACCTACACCGAGCACGCCCGCCGCAAGACGGTGACGGCGATGGACGTCGTCTACGCGCTCAAGAGGCAGGGCCGGACTCTCTATGGGTTCGGCGGTTAG
- the LOC115728097 gene encoding probable receptor-like protein kinase At2g39360 — MRNLSLELILSCSYLFCLICVASGFVPVDNYLIDCGSPRNSSIGNRTFLADNFYSDILSTTQNILASTNVSSLSSSYDSTLYLTARIFDQASRYTFPIKEKGRHLIRLYFFPFVFGEYNLSTAKFSVHAQNFTLLKDYQLDKGSVVKEYSFNITTNQLVLTFMPNSGSFAFVNALEVISLPIELIPDSAGVVETPGVKHNLQNQALETVLRVNMGNETVHPQKDTLWRLWVSDDTFLKHSAVSTVSNIDAVTYKNGHVTENIAPASVYGTATKLDSDRDPRLNANLTWLFSVDAGFDYLVRFHFCDIVNSSLGPFFFNVYINSWFAYANFDLSTLTSNIIGTPYFFDVITSSISSSAMSVSVGPSSESSYYPMAILNGLEIMKISNSQGSLETSDSENGSSKTNSRSKIILITGLSGGISILLVFVLVLFLVCRRRRKLAVVGHSKEEDNFVMNMNQTGDTHSNGLAVFSTSKFRYRYPFTAIEEATNNFSEDLIIGTGGFGKVYKGIFRDGTKVAVKRGQSKSRQGLTEFRTEIEMLSQFRHRHLVSLIGYCDERNEMIIIYEFMENGTLKSHLYCSDLPVLSWKQRLEICIGSAKGIHYLHTGYTKAIIHRDVKSANILLDENLMAKVADFGLSKSGPEIDQTHVSTAVKGSFGYLDPEYLTRQQLTEKSDVYSFGVVMLEILCGRAVIDPSLPREKVNLVEWAMKWRERGRIQESIDTYLVDQASEESLWKFMEIAEKCLAKSGLNRPSMGDVLWNLGSALQLQVKEEKQSDEDGLVPKADWVGYQETTTSASTTQFSRGSLGNLAGVSMSKVFANMVKEEMR, encoded by the coding sequence ATGAGGAATCTGAGCCTTGAGTTGATCCTCTCATGCTCATACCTCTTCTGCTTGATTTGTGTAGCTTCAGGATTTGTTCCTGTGGATAATTATCTGATAGATTGTGGATCCCCCAGGAATTCATCCATAGGTAATCGCACCTTTTTGGCTGATAACTTCTACTCCGACATACTTTCGACTACGCAAAACATTCTCGCTAGCACGAACGTGAGTTCTCTCTCATCCTCTTATGATTCGACTCTGTATCTGACCGCAAGGATCTTCGACCAAGCCTCCCGTTACACGTTTCCGATAAAGGAAAAGGGCAGGCACTTGATTCGCCTCTATTTCTTCCCTTTTGTCTTTGGAGAGTACAATCTGAGCACGGCCAAATTCTCCGTCCACGCACAGAATTTCACCCTTCTCAAGGATTACCAGTTAGACAAGGGCTCGGTTGTAAAGGAATATTCATTCAACATCACCACTAATCAGCTCGTTCTTACTTTCATGCCCAATAGCGGTTCTTTTGCCTTCGTGAATGCTTTGGAAGTCATTTCTCTCCCGATTGAGCTGATTCCTGACAGTGCCGGTGTCGTCGAAACGCCTGGAGTCAAGCACAATCTGCAGAATCAGGCACTAGAGACTGTTTTGAGAGTGAACATGGGCAATGAAACTGTGCATCCGCAGAAGGATACGTTGTGGCGTCTTTGGGTCTCGGATGACACGTTTTTGAAGCACAGCGCGGTATCAACTGTGTCGAACATTGATGCTGTCACCTATAAGAATGGGCATGTTACTGAGAACATTGCTCCTGCTTCGGTCTATGGGACAGCCACCAAGTTGGATTCGGACCGTGACCCTCGCCTTAACGCCAATTTAACTTGGCTCTTCAGTGTCGATGCTGGATTCGACTATCTAGTCCGATTCCACTTCTGCGACATTGTGAATTCTTCTCTTGGGCCGTTCTTTTTCAATGTCTACATCAATTCCTGGTTTGCCTACGCAAATTTCGATCTCAGCACACTGACATCCAACATCATCGGCACCCCGTATTTTTTTGATGTGATTACAAGTTCCATCAGTAGTAGTGCAATGAGTGTTAGTGTTGGCCCTTCTTCTGAGAGTAGTTACTACCCCATGGCCATCCTCAACGGGCTAGAGATCATGAAGATAAGTAATTCTCAGGGGAGTCTTGAAACTTCAGATTCCGAGAACGGTTCTTCAAAGACAAATTCGAGAAGCAAAATCATTCTGATCACCGGCTTGTCCGGCGGGATTTCCATCCTTCTTGTCTTCGTTTTAGTGCTCTTCTTAGTCtgcagaagaaggagaaagctAGCAGTTGTGGGTCActcaaaggaggaggacaaTTTTGTCATGAACATGAACCAGacaggagatacgcactcgaaCGGCTTGGCAGTATTTTCCACCTCAAAGTTCCGTTATCGCTACCCATTCACAGCGATTGAAGAGGCTACAAATAATTTTAGCGAAGATTTGATTATAGGAACAGGAGGTTTCGGCAAGGTCTACAAGGGAATTTTCAGAGATGGGACTAAGGTGGCAGTGAAGAGGGGGCAATCTAAGTCGCGACAGGGCCTGACGGAGTTCCGTACAGAAATCGAGATGTTGTCTCAGTTTCGTCACCGCCATCTGGTGTCGCTGATTGGGTATTGCGACGAACGGAACGAGATGATCATTATCTATGAATTCATGGAAAATGGGACCCTTAAGAGTCATCTGTACTGTTCGGATCTTCCTGTGCTGAGTTGGAAGCAACGGCTGGAGATTTGCATTGGGTCAGCTAAAGGAATTCACTACCTTCACACCGGCTACACAAAGGCAATCATCCATCGTGATGTCAAGTCGGCAAATATCCTATTGGATGAGAATTTGATGGCTAAGGTTGCTGATTTCGGGCTCTCAAAGAGCGGTCCTGAGATAGACCAGACACATGTGAGCACAGCTGTGAAAGGGAGCTTCGGATATCTGGATCCTGAATACCTGACCAGGCAACAGCTCACGGAAAAATCAGATGTCTACTCATTCGGGGTCGTGATGCTTGAAATCCTTTGTGGTAGAGCAGTTATCGATCCATCGCTTCCTAGAGAAAAGGTGAATTTAGTAGAGTGGGCGATGAAGTGGCGAGAAAGAGGGCGGATCCAAGAATCTATAGACACTTATCTTGTGGATCAAGCAAGTGAAGAGTCCCTCTGGAAGTTCATGGAGATTGCTGAAAAGTGCTTAGCCAAAAGTGGTCTCAATCGGCCTTCGATGGGAGATGTGTTGTGGAACCTGGGGAGTGCACTTCAACTCCAAgtaaaggaagagaaacaaAGCGACGAAGATGGGCTAGTCCCAAAAGCAGATTGGGTCGGTTATCAGGAGACTACTACTAGTGCATCGACCACTCAATTTAGCAGGGGAAGCCTAGGCAATCTCGCGGGAGTCTCGATGAGCAAAGTTTTCGCTAATATGGTGAAAGAGGAAATGAGGTAG